A stretch of Haemophilus influenzae DNA encodes these proteins:
- a CDS encoding diacylglycerol kinase, producing the protein MYKTTGLTHLINSTKYSLQGLKSAFKNETAFRHECFLACILIPLTFFLGETKIEIILMISSVLLVMALELLNSAVEAVVDRIGTERHELSGRAKDQGSASVFIALCIVGIVWGGILFF; encoded by the coding sequence ATGTATAAAACGACGGGGCTAACCCATTTAATCAATTCCACGAAATATTCATTACAAGGCTTAAAAAGTGCGTTTAAAAATGAAACGGCTTTTCGCCACGAATGTTTTTTAGCCTGCATTTTAATTCCTCTTACTTTCTTTTTAGGCGAAACAAAAATTGAAATTATATTGATGATTTCTTCTGTTTTGCTTGTGATGGCGTTAGAACTTTTAAACAGTGCGGTAGAGGCAGTTGTTGATCGCATTGGTACAGAACGCCACGAACTTTCAGGACGTGCGAAAGATCAAGGCTCTGCATCGGTATTTATTGCCCTTTGTATTGTCGGTATCGTTTGGGGCGGAATTTTATTCTTCTAA
- the priA gene encoding primosomal protein N', whose translation MKIVRVALAVPLPRLFDYFVPDDVSLQIGMCVLVPFGTQKRVAIVADFPTKSDVPEDKLKAILQPLDLAPLFTPIYWDWLHWAANYYQAGLGDVLFQALPVKLRNGESAVKNDRTFWRITDAGKNALEQGELKRSKKQAEALQCLSETDLEKGNNNFSSAIWSALKAKGFIEEITIQTNPLSWQQRLGNNPIVNAENRLTLNKQQALAFSQLLFHSGFNVWLLDGVTGSGKTEIYLQYIEEILKSGKQVLVLVPEIGLTPQTVQRFKARFNVEIDVLHSNLTDTQRLYVWDRARSGQSAIVIGTRSALFTQFSNLGAIILDEEHDSSYKQQDSWRYHARDLAIVLAQKLNIAVLMGSATPSLESINNVQNGKYQHLVLSKRAGNSTALRHFVIDLKNQNIQNGLSKPLLERMKAHLEKGNQVLLFLNRRGFAPVLLCHECGWIAQCPHCEKPYTYHQHQNVLRCHHCGAQKTIPRQCGDCGSTHLVTTGLGTEQLEETLKTLFPHYSVARIDRDSTARKGKLEGYLEDIQQGKSQILIGTQMLAKGHHFPNVTLVALVNVDSALFSLDFRAEERLAQLYIQVAGRAGRADKQGEVVLQTHYPDHPLLTTLLANGYQAFAKETLQLRHSMGLPPFTFQALFKAQARHSDLAENCLSQIADFFQSKQITGLQMLGPMPAPFSKKAGQYRWQLLLQHPSRMTLQKALREYQQAELEKNSLVRLILDVDPQDLS comes from the coding sequence ATGAAAATTGTCCGAGTGGCACTGGCTGTGCCGCTTCCTCGCTTATTTGATTATTTCGTCCCCGATGATGTTTCATTACAAATCGGTATGTGTGTTCTTGTGCCTTTTGGCACTCAAAAACGTGTCGCCATTGTGGCTGATTTTCCGACAAAATCGGACGTGCCAGAGGATAAACTCAAGGCTATTCTTCAACCATTGGATTTAGCCCCACTTTTTACGCCCATTTATTGGGATTGGCTTCACTGGGCAGCAAATTATTATCAAGCGGGATTAGGCGATGTGTTATTTCAAGCCTTGCCTGTGAAATTGCGTAACGGCGAAAGTGCGGTAAAAAATGACCGCACTTTTTGGCGAATTACGGATGCGGGGAAAAATGCCCTTGAACAAGGCGAATTAAAACGCTCGAAAAAGCAAGCTGAAGCCCTACAATGCTTATCTGAAACTGATCTTGAAAAAGGCAATAATAATTTTTCCTCTGCCATTTGGTCTGCCTTAAAAGCCAAAGGGTTTATTGAAGAAATTACTATCCAAACAAATCCCCTAAGCTGGCAACAAAGATTAGGCAATAACCCAATAGTCAATGCTGAAAATCGTTTAACCTTAAATAAGCAGCAAGCCTTAGCCTTCAGCCAACTGCTCTTCCATTCTGGTTTCAATGTATGGCTGCTCGATGGCGTGACTGGTTCAGGTAAAACAGAAATTTATCTGCAGTATATTGAAGAAATTTTAAAATCGGGTAAGCAAGTATTAGTGCTTGTACCCGAAATCGGGCTAACACCTCAAACGGTGCAACGTTTTAAAGCACGTTTTAATGTAGAAATTGATGTACTGCATTCTAATTTAACCGATACGCAACGGCTTTATGTATGGGATCGCGCCCGCTCTGGACAAAGTGCCATTGTGATTGGCACGAGATCGGCATTGTTCACGCAATTTTCTAATCTTGGTGCAATTATTTTGGACGAGGAACACGATTCGTCTTACAAACAACAAGACAGTTGGCGTTACCATGCGCGAGACTTGGCGATTGTGCTGGCTCAAAAACTAAATATTGCGGTATTAATGGGCTCCGCCACGCCAAGTTTAGAAAGTATTAATAATGTACAAAACGGCAAATACCAACATTTAGTTTTATCAAAAAGAGCGGGAAATTCTACCGCACTTCGTCATTTCGTTATTGATTTGAAAAATCAAAATATACAAAACGGGTTATCAAAACCCTTGTTGGAACGAATGAAAGCCCATCTCGAAAAAGGCAATCAAGTGTTGCTTTTCTTAAATCGTCGTGGCTTTGCACCCGTATTGCTTTGCCATGAATGTGGTTGGATCGCACAATGCCCTCATTGTGAAAAACCTTATACCTATCATCAGCATCAAAATGTATTGCGTTGTCATCATTGTGGCGCACAAAAAACTATTCCTCGCCAATGTGGCGATTGCGGTTCTACCCATTTAGTTACTACTGGTCTAGGCACAGAACAATTAGAAGAAACCTTGAAAACGCTATTTCCTCATTATTCTGTAGCGCGAATCGACCGCGATAGCACGGCACGTAAAGGAAAATTGGAAGGTTATTTAGAAGATATTCAACAAGGCAAAAGCCAAATTTTGATTGGCACACAAATGCTCGCGAAAGGACATCATTTTCCGAATGTTACTCTCGTTGCCTTAGTGAATGTAGATAGTGCATTATTTTCACTGGATTTTCGTGCAGAAGAACGTTTAGCTCAACTTTATATTCAAGTTGCTGGACGTGCAGGACGTGCCGATAAACAAGGTGAAGTTGTGCTACAAACACATTATCCTGATCATCCTTTGCTTACCACTTTATTGGCAAATGGCTACCAAGCTTTTGCAAAAGAAACCTTACAATTACGCCATTCAATGGGATTGCCGCCTTTTACTTTTCAGGCGTTATTCAAAGCACAGGCTCGACATTCTGATCTTGCAGAAAATTGCTTAAGCCAAATTGCAGATTTTTTTCAATCGAAGCAAATTACGGGATTACAAATGCTTGGCCCAATGCCTGCACCGTTCAGCAAAAAAGCGGGGCAATATCGCTGGCAGTTATTATTGCAACATCCGTCAAGAATGACGTTGCAAAAAGCATTAAGAGAATATCAACAAGCCGAACTTGAAAAAAACAGCCTAGTGCGGTTAATTTTGGACGTCGATCCGCAAGACTTATCATAA
- a CDS encoding AI-2E family transporter: MQNNLNLHRTLLGIAAVIIILAGVKLAAEIVVPFLLSLFIAIICSPIIKAMTQRRVPHWLAITLLFVLISLVFFFLVGLINSTAREFTQSIPQYKVLLSQRVSDLTGLLQRFNLPFTLSRETIQENFDPSIIMNFVSRVLLNFSGVVSNVFVLVLVVIFMLAEAPTMKHKFAMVISSTPHDAAKEERHIDRVLQGVIGYLGIKSITSLLTGVGVFILLEACGVQYAILWATLSFLLNYIPNIGSIIAAIPIIVQALLLNGFGIGFGVAIGVIAINMVVGNIIEPKMMGQRLGLSTLVVFLSLLFWGWLLGTVGMLLSVPLTMALKIALESSPNTAKYACLLGDVEDFK; this comes from the coding sequence GTGCAAAATAATTTAAATTTACACCGCACTTTGCTTGGCATTGCTGCGGTGATTATTATCTTAGCTGGCGTAAAATTGGCGGCAGAAATCGTGGTGCCATTCTTGCTATCACTCTTTATCGCGATAATTTGTTCGCCGATAATTAAGGCGATGACCCAACGCCGCGTCCCGCATTGGTTAGCCATTACTTTGCTTTTTGTCTTGATTTCTTTGGTATTTTTCTTCTTAGTCGGGTTGATTAACAGCACGGCAAGAGAATTTACCCAATCTATTCCACAATATAAAGTTTTGCTTTCACAACGTGTGAGTGATTTAACTGGATTGTTGCAACGTTTCAATCTGCCTTTCACGCTTTCGCGTGAAACCATCCAAGAAAATTTTGACCCAAGCATCATTATGAATTTTGTAAGCCGAGTATTGCTGAATTTCTCTGGTGTAGTGAGTAATGTGTTTGTTTTAGTGTTGGTTGTGATTTTTATGCTTGCCGAAGCACCAACGATGAAACATAAATTTGCAATGGTAATTAGTTCAACCCCTCATGATGCAGCCAAAGAAGAACGCCATATTGATCGCGTTTTGCAAGGCGTAATTGGTTATCTTGGCATCAAAAGCATCACGAGTTTACTGACTGGCGTCGGAGTGTTTATTTTGTTGGAAGCCTGTGGGGTTCAATATGCCATTTTGTGGGCAACCTTGAGTTTCTTGCTGAATTATATTCCCAATATAGGTTCTATCATCGCGGCTATTCCGATTATTGTGCAAGCCTTATTACTGAATGGTTTTGGCATTGGCTTTGGCGTAGCAATCGGTGTTATTGCGATTAATATGGTTGTCGGTAACATTATTGAACCTAAAATGATGGGGCAACGATTAGGGCTTTCAACCTTAGTGGTGTTCCTTTCATTATTGTTTTGGGGATGGCTGCTTGGAACAGTGGGAATGCTACTGTCTGTTCCTTTGACGATGGCATTAAAAATTGCCTTGGAGTCCAGTCCCAATACAGCGAAATATGCCTGTCTATTAGGAGATGTCGAAGATTTCAAATAG
- the mog gene encoding molybdopterin adenylyltransferase translates to MTALLKIGLVSVSDRASAGVYQDQGIPELQAWLEQALVDPFHLETRLIPDEQPIIEQTLKELVDEQGCHLVLTTGGTGPAKRDVTPDATLAVADREMPGFGEQMRQVSLHFVPTAILSRQVGVIRKESLILNLPGQPKAIKETLEGVKDKEGNVLVKGIFSAVPYCLQLINGLYIDTKPEIIESFRPKSARRENLEK, encoded by the coding sequence ATGACCGCACTTTTAAAAATTGGTCTGGTGTCTGTTTCTGATCGCGCATCAGCAGGCGTATATCAAGATCAAGGTATCCCAGAATTACAGGCTTGGTTAGAACAAGCGTTAGTAGATCCTTTCCATTTGGAAACAAGATTAATCCCTGATGAACAACCGATTATTGAACAAACCTTAAAAGAGCTGGTGGATGAACAAGGTTGCCATTTAGTGCTGACAACTGGTGGAACTGGGCCAGCAAAACGCGATGTAACGCCTGATGCAACCCTTGCGGTAGCAGATCGAGAAATGCCAGGTTTTGGCGAACAAATGCGTCAAGTGAGTTTGCATTTTGTGCCTACCGCAATTTTATCCCGCCAAGTGGGTGTAATTCGTAAGGAAAGCTTGATTTTAAATCTTCCTGGTCAGCCTAAAGCGATTAAAGAAACCTTGGAAGGCGTGAAAGATAAAGAGGGAAATGTGCTTGTAAAAGGCATTTTTAGCGCAGTGCCTTATTGTTTGCAACTGATTAACGGCTTATATATTGATACCAAGCCTGAAATCATCGAAAGTTTCCGTCCTAAATCCGCAAGACGCGAAAATCTGGAGAAATAG
- a CDS encoding YggL family protein, which translates to MSKSYNQRQRKKLHLAEFQELGFLVNFQFAEGTAIETVDEIVDRFINEVIQPNGLAYEGSGYLHWEGLVCLEKIGKCDESHRETVKKWLETNGLQQIEVSELFDIWWEYPAKAE; encoded by the coding sequence ATGTCTAAATCTTACAATCAACGCCAACGCAAAAAACTTCATCTTGCGGAATTTCAAGAACTGGGTTTTCTTGTAAATTTCCAATTTGCAGAAGGCACTGCGATTGAAACTGTAGATGAAATCGTTGATCGTTTTATTAACGAAGTGATCCAACCAAATGGTCTAGCTTATGAAGGTAGCGGGTATTTACATTGGGAAGGTTTAGTTTGCCTAGAAAAAATTGGCAAATGCGATGAAAGCCACCGTGAAACTGTGAAAAAATGGTTAGAAACAAATGGTTTGCAACAAATTGAAGTAAGCGAATTATTTGATATTTGGTGGGAATATCCAGCAAAAGCTGAATAA
- the glnB gene encoding nitrogen regulatory protein P-II, which produces MKKIEAMIKPFKLDDVRESLSDIGISGMTITEVRGFGRQKGHTELYRGAEYMVDFLPKVKLEVVVPDELVDQCIEAIVETAQTGKIGDGKIFVYHVERAIRIRTGEENEDAI; this is translated from the coding sequence ATGAAAAAAATCGAAGCAATGATTAAACCCTTTAAATTAGACGATGTGCGAGAAAGTCTTTCAGATATTGGTATTTCAGGTATGACAATCACGGAAGTACGCGGATTTGGTCGCCAAAAAGGTCATACAGAACTTTATCGTGGTGCGGAATATATGGTGGATTTTCTGCCGAAAGTGAAATTGGAAGTAGTGGTTCCTGATGAACTTGTGGATCAATGTATTGAAGCGATTGTTGAAACGGCACAAACAGGCAAAATCGGTGACGGCAAAATTTTTGTTTATCACGTTGAGCGAGCGATCCGCATTCGCACGGGCGAAGAAAACGAGGATGCGATTTAG
- the napA gene encoding nitrate reductase catalytic subunit NapA, whose product MNLSRRDFMKANAAMAAATAAGLTIPVKNVVAAESEIKWDKAVCRFCGTGCAVLVGTKDGRVVASQGDPDAEVNRGLNCIKGYFLPKIMYGKDRLTQPLLRMTNGKFDKNGDFAPVSWDFAFKTMAEKFKEAFKKNGQNAVGMFSSGQSTIWEGYAKNKLWKAGFRSNNVDPNARHCMASAAVAFMRTFGMDEPMGCYDDIEQADAFVLWGSNMAEMHPILWSRITDRRISNPDVRVTVLSTYEHRSFELADHGLIFTPQTDLAIMNYIINYLIQNNAINWDFVNKHTKFKRGETNIGYGLRPEHPLEKDTNRATAGKMHDSSFEELKQLVSEYTVEKVSKMSGLDKVQLETLAKLYADPTKKVVSYWTMGFNQHTRGVWVNQLIYNIHLLTGKISIPGCGPFSLTGQPSACGTAREVGSFPHRLPADLVVTNPKHRETAERIWKLPKGTVSEKVGLHTIAQDRAMNDGEMNVLWQMCNNNMQAGPNINQERLPGWRKEGNFVIVSDPYPTVSALSADLILPTAMWVEKEGAYGNAERRTQFWRQQVKAPGEAKSDLWQLMEFAKYFTTDEMWTEDLLTQMPEYRGKTLYEVLFKNGQVDKFPLSELAEGQLNDESEYFGYYVHKGLFEEYAEFGRGHGHDLAPFDMYHKAHGLRWPVVEGKETLWRYREGYDPYVKEGEGVAFYGYPDKKAIILAVPYEPPAESPDNEYDLWLSTGRVLEHWHTGTMTRRVPELHRAFPNNLVWMHPLDAQARGLRHGDKIKISSRRGEMISYLDTRGRNKPPRGLVFTTFFDAGQLANSLTLDATDPISKETDFKKCAVKVEKAA is encoded by the coding sequence ATGAATTTAAGTCGTCGAGACTTTATGAAAGCCAATGCGGCTATGGCAGCCGCAACGGCAGCGGGGCTAACCATCCCAGTCAAAAATGTGGTTGCGGCTGAATCCGAAATTAAATGGGATAAAGCAGTATGTCGTTTCTGTGGTACTGGTTGTGCAGTATTAGTTGGTACTAAAGATGGACGTGTTGTGGCATCTCAAGGCGATCCTGATGCAGAAGTAAACCGTGGTTTAAACTGTATTAAAGGTTACTTCTTGCCAAAAATTATGTACGGTAAAGACCGTTTAACGCAGCCGCTTTTACGTATGACAAACGGAAAATTTGATAAGAACGGCGATTTTGCGCCAGTTTCTTGGGATTTTGCGTTCAAAACAATGGCTGAAAAATTCAAAGAAGCGTTCAAAAAGAACGGTCAAAATGCAGTAGGTATGTTTAGTTCTGGTCAGTCTACCATTTGGGAAGGCTATGCGAAGAACAAACTTTGGAAAGCAGGTTTTCGTTCTAACAACGTAGACCCGAATGCGCGTCACTGTATGGCATCTGCAGCGGTTGCATTTATGCGTACTTTTGGTATGGATGAACCAATGGGTTGTTATGATGATATTGAACAGGCAGATGCTTTTGTTCTTTGGGGCTCAAATATGGCGGAAATGCACCCAATTTTGTGGTCGCGTATTACTGATCGCCGTATTTCTAATCCTGATGTTCGTGTTACTGTGCTTTCTACTTACGAACATCGTAGTTTTGAACTTGCCGATCACGGTTTGATATTTACACCGCAAACTGATTTGGCAATTATGAACTACATCATCAATTATCTTATTCAAAATAATGCGATTAATTGGGATTTTGTTAATAAACATACCAAATTTAAACGCGGAGAAACGAATATTGGCTATGGTTTACGTCCAGAGCATCCATTAGAAAAAGACACGAATCGTGCAACAGCTGGGAAAATGCACGATTCTTCTTTTGAAGAATTAAAGCAACTTGTATCAGAATATACAGTGGAAAAAGTATCGAAAATGTCTGGGTTAGATAAAGTCCAGTTAGAAACTTTAGCGAAACTTTATGCTGATCCAACGAAGAAAGTGGTTTCCTACTGGACAATGGGCTTTAACCAACATACACGTGGTGTGTGGGTAAACCAATTAATCTACAATATTCATTTACTTACTGGAAAAATTTCAATCCCAGGTTGTGGGCCATTTTCATTAACTGGTCAGCCTTCTGCTTGTGGTACGGCGCGTGAAGTAGGTTCATTCCCTCATCGTTTACCTGCCGACTTAGTGGTAACTAATCCTAAACACCGTGAAACAGCGGAACGTATTTGGAAATTACCAAAGGGGACGGTTTCTGAAAAAGTGGGGTTACACACAATTGCACAAGACCGTGCAATGAATGATGGCGAAATGAATGTGTTATGGCAAATGTGTAACAATAATATGCAAGCAGGACCAAACATTAATCAAGAGCGTTTGCCAGGCTGGCGTAAAGAAGGCAACTTCGTGATTGTTTCAGATCCTTACCCAACTGTATCCGCACTTTCTGCTGACTTAATTCTTCCAACGGCAATGTGGGTGGAAAAAGAAGGGGCTTACGGCAATGCAGAACGTCGTACCCAATTCTGGCGTCAGCAAGTCAAAGCACCGGGCGAAGCAAAATCAGACTTATGGCAATTAATGGAGTTCGCAAAATACTTCACGACGGATGAAATGTGGACAGAAGACTTACTTACACAAATGCCTGAATATAGAGGTAAAACTTTATATGAAGTGCTTTTCAAAAATGGTCAAGTAGATAAATTCCCATTGAGCGAACTTGCTGAAGGCCAATTAAACGATGAATCAGAATATTTTGGTTACTACGTTCACAAAGGTTTATTTGAAGAATACGCTGAATTTGGTCGCGGTCACGGTCACGATTTAGCTCCATTTGATATGTATCATAAAGCGCATGGTTTACGTTGGCCAGTTGTGGAGGGTAAAGAAACCTTATGGCGTTACCGTGAAGGCTATGATCCGTATGTTAAAGAAGGGGAAGGCGTGGCTTTCTACGGTTATCCTGATAAGAAAGCGATTATTCTTGCGGTGCCTTATGAACCACCAGCTGAGTCACCCGATAATGAATACGATTTATGGTTATCAACAGGTCGTGTTCTTGAACATTGGCATACGGGGACAATGACACGCCGTGTACCAGAATTGCATCGAGCATTTCCAAATAATTTAGTATGGATGCACCCATTAGATGCACAAGCTCGTGGTTTACGTCATGGCGATAAAATTAAGATTTCATCTCGTCGAGGCGAAATGATTTCTTATTTAGATACTCGCGGACGTAATAAACCACCTCGTGGCTTAGTATTTACCACTTTCTTTGATGCAGGTCAGCTTGCAAATAGCTTAACACTAGATGCGACAGACCCAATTTCAAAAGAAACCGACTTCAAAAAATGTGCGGTAAAAGTGGAAAAGGCTGCGTAA
- the trmB gene encoding tRNA (guanosine(46)-N7)-methyltransferase TrmB, translating into MTQTFADQKRKTVETAEFTEDGRYKRKVRSFVLRTGRLSEFQRNMMNDNWGTLGLDYQTEPFDFAKIYGNDNPVVLEIGFGMGKSLVDMAFANPDKNYLGIEVHTPGVGACIAYAVEKGVTNLRVICHDATEILRDSIADGALGGLQLFFPDPWHKAKHHKRRIVQPHFVTQVIQKLGKNGFIHMATDWENYAEQMLEVLSANTDLVNTSKNGDYIPRPDFRPLTKFEARGYKLGHGVWDLYFVKK; encoded by the coding sequence ATGACACAAACTTTTGCCGATCAAAAACGTAAAACCGTTGAAACCGCAGAATTTACCGAAGATGGCCGCTATAAGCGCAAAGTCCGTAGTTTTGTTCTCCGCACAGGTCGTTTGAGCGAATTTCAAAGAAATATGATGAATGATAACTGGGGAACACTTGGTTTAGATTATCAAACGGAACCTTTTGATTTTGCTAAGATTTATGGCAATGATAATCCAGTTGTATTAGAAATTGGCTTTGGAATGGGAAAATCGCTTGTGGATATGGCTTTTGCTAATCCTGACAAAAATTACCTTGGCATTGAAGTTCATACTCCTGGCGTTGGTGCTTGTATTGCTTATGCAGTGGAAAAAGGCGTAACGAATTTACGCGTGATTTGCCACGATGCAACGGAAATTTTACGAGACAGTATTGCTGATGGTGCGCTTGGCGGTTTGCAGTTATTTTTCCCCGATCCTTGGCATAAAGCAAAACATCATAAACGTCGTATTGTTCAACCGCACTTTGTGACACAAGTTATACAAAAATTAGGTAAAAATGGTTTTATCCATATGGCGACAGACTGGGAAAATTATGCAGAGCAAATGCTAGAAGTATTAAGCGCAAACACCGATTTAGTGAACACCTCGAAAAATGGCGATTATATTCCAAGACCAGATTTTAGACCTTTAACTAAATTTGAAGCCAGAGGTTACAAACTTGGACATGGTGTTTGGGATTTATATTTTGTGAAGAAATAA
- the napF gene encoding ferredoxin-type protein NapF, giving the protein MTVENLPRRQFLRGKFSTLSCLENNQKQNFVGIRPPWSVENSIFVAQCTRCGDCLSVCETNILVKDDAGFPEVRFDNGECTFCGKCVDACKQPIFYPRDQLPWSHKIDIGVACLTLHRIECRTCQDNCPANAIRFKLQMGGVAQPLVNFDACNGCGACVQGCPVNAITMNDLKQNE; this is encoded by the coding sequence ATGACCGTTGAAAATTTACCTCGCAGACAATTTTTACGCGGTAAATTTTCAACATTGAGCTGTTTAGAAAATAATCAAAAACAGAATTTTGTGGGTATTAGACCGCCTTGGTCTGTGGAAAATTCTATTTTTGTAGCACAATGTACGCGCTGTGGCGACTGTCTTTCTGTCTGTGAAACCAATATTTTGGTAAAGGACGATGCTGGTTTTCCTGAAGTGCGCTTTGATAATGGCGAATGTACTTTTTGTGGGAAATGTGTAGATGCCTGTAAACAGCCTATTTTTTATCCTCGTGACCAGTTACCTTGGTCACATAAAATCGACATTGGCGTAGCTTGTTTAACATTGCACCGTATTGAATGCCGAACTTGCCAAGATAATTGTCCAGCTAATGCGATTCGTTTCAAATTACAAATGGGTGGCGTAGCACAACCTTTAGTTAATTTCGATGCTTGTAATGGCTGTGGGGCTTGTGTACAAGGCTGCCCTGTGAATGCAATAACAATGAACGATCTAAAACAAAATGAATAA
- a CDS encoding chaperone NapD has translation MNNTNLILENARDWHVVGLIVQGNPKKLSAIQTALLAIEHTEIPTFDEKLGKFVVVMQSNDQHLLLEKMESVKDIDGVINVSLVYHEQDEQNK, from the coding sequence ATGAATAATACAAATTTAATATTAGAAAATGCGAGGGATTGGCACGTTGTTGGATTGATCGTGCAAGGTAATCCAAAAAAATTATCAGCAATTCAAACCGCACTTTTAGCGATTGAGCATACTGAAATTCCGACTTTTGATGAAAAACTTGGAAAATTTGTGGTGGTAATGCAATCGAACGATCAGCATCTCTTGCTTGAAAAAATGGAAAGTGTGAAAGATATCGACGGTGTGATTAATGTATCGTTGGTGTATCACGAGCAAGATGAACAAAATAAATAA